The genome window GGTGTGCGATGGGCGAGAGTGTTCGGTGAGGATCATTTCTCTTCCAGTAAGACGACGAACAAGTACAGGACAGAAGTCAGATGGCCGCGGCAGTCGACCCGGGAACGAGGGTTCCGACGAACGGCTGTCGAACGGTCGGCGCAGAGTCGGCATCAGAGTTCAGAAGAAGCTGCATCGTCTCCACAGCCGCCGCAGCAACAGCCTCGACAGGAATCCGCAGCGTCGTCAGACCCAGCAGGTCGGCACCGGGCAGGATGCCGTCGCACCCCGTCACGCTCACATCCCCGGGCACAGACAGCCCCGCAGCACGAAGCGCGCGCATGACCGCGAGCTGCCGATAGTCCGACGCGCACATCACAGCCGTGGCCCCATCGCTTACGGCATCCAGCGCCTCATCCACTCCATCGGTCGGCGCAGCTCCCGCAGACACCAGAGTCACCGACGCCCCGCCGGCAACCAACGTCGACTGCATCGCCGACGCCCGCAGATGCTCAGCGAACGACACGTCCTCCGCGCCAGACAGCACGACCACCCGACGATGCCCCAGAGACAGCACGTGCGAAGCCAGCAAGTCTCCATGCTCCGGATCGTCATAGTGCGCGGTATGAATCCGTTCCGCCGTCTCGACCCGACCCGCGCGCACGATCGGCACCTGGTCGGCGAACGGCTCGAGCTGCGCGGCCGTGATGCCACCGGTCGCGACGATCAGTCCGGCGACGCGCATGCCCAGCAGTCGGTGCAGCGCGTTGACCTGCTCGGCGCCCTGCACGTCGGCGCCGATCGTCACGGTCACGAGGTCGAGGCCACGCCTGTGTGCCTCATCCTGCAGCCGCGAGAACAGCAGGCCGTATGCCGGGTTGCTCGCATCGCGCAGCATGAGT of Microbacterium sp. LWH13-1.2 contains these proteins:
- a CDS encoding LacI family DNA-binding transcriptional regulator; this encodes MSGADAGAPGLRVTVSDVAAAAGVSRATATRALKGEGRFAPETQERILAEAERLGYVRNTMAAELAAGRTGTVGLMLRDASNPAYGLLFSRLQDEAHRRGLDLVTVTIGADVQGAEQVNALHRLLGMRVAGLIVATGGITAAQLEPFADQVPIVRAGRVETAERIHTAHYDDPEHGDLLASHVLSLGHRRVVVLSGAEDVSFAEHLRASAMQSTLVAGGASVTLVSAGAAPTDGVDEALDAVSDGATAVMCASDYRQLAVMRALRAAGLSVPGDVSVTGCDGILPGADLLGLTTLRIPVEAVAAAAVETMQLLLNSDADSAPTVRQPFVGTLVPGSTAAAI